The Bos indicus x Bos taurus breed Angus x Brahman F1 hybrid chromosome 15, Bos_hybrid_MaternalHap_v2.0, whole genome shotgun sequence genome includes a window with the following:
- the PDE2A gene encoding cGMP-dependent 3',5'-cyclic phosphodiesterase isoform X6, with product MRRQPAASRDLFAQEPVPPGSGDGALQDALLSLGSVIDVAGLQQAVKEALSAVLPKVETVYTYLLDGESRLVCEEPPHELPQEGKVREAVISRKRLGCNGLGPSDLPGKPLARLVAPLAPDTQVLVIPLVDKEAGAVAAVILVHCGQLSDNEEWSLQAVEKHTLVALKRVQALQQRESSVAPEATQNPPEEAAGDQKGGVAYTDQDRKILQLCGELYDLDASSLQLKVLQYLQQETQASRCCLLLVSEDNLQLSCKVIGDKVLEEEISFPLTTGRLGQVVEDKKSIQLKDLTSEDMQQLQSMLGCEVQAMLCVPVISRATDQVVALACAFNKLGGDLFTDQDEHVIQHCFHYTSTVLTSTLAFQKEQKLKCECQALLQVAKNLFTHLDDVSVLLQEIITEARNLSNAEICSVFLLDQNELVAKVFDGGVVEDESYEIRIPADQGIAGHVATTGQILNIPDAYAHPLFYRGVDDSTGFRTRNILCFPIKNENQEVIGVAELVNKINGPWFSKFDEDLATAFSIYCGISIAHSLLYKKVNEAQYRSHLANEMMMYHMKVSDDEYTKLLHDGIQPVAAIDSNFASFTYTPRSLPEDDTSMAILSMLQDMNFINNYKIDCPTLARFCLMVKKGYRDPPYHNWMHAFSVSHFCYLLYKNLELTNYLEDMEIFALFISCMCHDLDHRGTNNSFQVASKSVLAALYSSEGSVMERHHFAQAIAILNTHGCNIFDHFSRKDYQRMLDLMRDIILATDLAHHLRIFKDLQKMAEVGYDRTNKQHHSLLLCLLMTSCDLSDQTKGWKTTRKIAELIYKEFFSQGDLEKAMGNRPMEMMDREKAYIPELQISFMEHIAMPIYKLLQDLFPKAAELYERVASNREHWTKVSHKFTIRGLPSNNSLDFLDEEYEVPDLDGARAPINGCCSLDAE from the exons GATGCTTTGCTGAGCCTGGGCTCCGTCATCGACGTTGCAGGCTTGCAACAGGCTGTCAAGGAGGCCCTGTCGGCTGTGCTTCCCAAAGTG GAGACGGTCTACACCTACCTGCTGGATGGGGAATCCCGGCTGGTGTGTGAGGAGCCCCCCCACGAGCTGCCCCAGGAGGGGAAAGTGCG AGAGGCTGTGATCTCCCGGAAGCGGCTGGGCTGCAATGGACTGGGCCCCTCAGacctgcctgggaagcccttggcaaGGCTGGTGGCTCCACTGGCTCCTGACACCCAAG TGCTGGTCATACCGCTGGTGGACAAGGAGGCCGGGGCTGTGGCAGCTGTCATCTTG gTGCACTGTGGTCAGCTGAGTGACAATGAGGAGTGGAGCCTGCAAGCCGTGGAGAAGCAT ACCCTGGTGGCCCTGAAAAGGGTGCAGGCCTTGCAGCAGCGCGAGTCCAGCGTGGCCCCGGAAGCGACCCAGAATCCTCCGGAGGAGGCAGCGGGAGACCAGAAGGGTGGGGTCGCATACACAGACCAAGACCGAAAGATCCTGCAGCTTTGCG GGGAGCTCTACGACCTGGATGCATCTTCCCTGCAGCTCAAAGTCCTCCAATAT CTGCAACAGGAGACCCAGGCATCCCGCTGCTGCCTGCTGCTGGTATCCGAGGACAATCTTCAGCTCTCCTGCAAG GTCATTGGAGATAAAGTACTGGAGGAAGAGATCAGCTTTCCG TTGACCACAGGACGCCTGGGCCAAGTGGTGGAAGACAAGAAGTCTATCCAGCTGAAAGATCTCACCTCC GAGGATATGCAACAGCTGCAAAGCATGTTGGGCTGTGAGGTGCAGGCCATGCTCTGTGTCCCTGTCATCAGCCGGGCCACTGACCAGGTCGTGGCCCTGGCCTGTGCCTTCAACAAGCTCGGAGGAGActt GTTCACAGACCAGGACGAGCACGTGATCCAGCACTGCTTCCACTACACCAGCACAGTGCTCACCAGCACCCTGGCCTTCCAGAAGGAGCAGAAGCTCAAGTGTGAGTGCCAG GCTCTTCTCCAAGTGGCGAAGAACCTCTTCACTCATCTGG ATGACGTCTCCGTGCTGCTCCAGGAGATCATCACAGAGGCCAGGAACCTCAGCAATGCTGAGAT CTGCTCTGTGTTCCTGCTGGATCAGAACGAGCTGGTGGCCAAGGTGTTCGATGGGGGCGTGGTGGAAGATGAG AGCTATGAGATCCGCATTCCCGCTGACCAGGGCATCGCGGGTCATGTGGCGACCACCGGCCAGATCCTAAACATCCCAGATGCTTACGCACATCCGCTTTTCTACCGAGGCGTGGACGACAGCACCGGCTTCCGGACGCGCAacatcctctgcttccccatcAAGAACGAGAACCAGG AGGTCATCGGTGTGGCCGAGCTGGTGAACAAGATCAATGGACCATGGTTCAGCAAGTTTGATGAAGACCTGGCTACAGCCTTCTCCATCTACTGTGGCATCAGCATTGCCCAT TCCCTCCTATACAAGAAAGTGAATGAGGCGCAGTATCGCAGCCACCTTGCCAATGAGATGATGATGTACCACATGAAG GTCTCTGATGACGAGTACACCAAACTTCTCCACGACGGGATCCAGCCTGTGGCTGCCATCGACTCCAACTTTGCCAGTTTCACATACACTCCTCGCTCTCTGCCTGAGGATGACACTTCCATG GCCATCCTGAGCATGCTGCAGGACATGAATTTCATCAATAACTACAAAATTGACTGCCCGACACTGGCCCG gttcTGTTTGATGGTGAAGAAGGGCTACCGGGATCCCCCCTACCACAACTGGATGCACGCCTTTTCTGTCTCCCACTTCTGCTACCTGCTCTACAAGAACCTGGAGCTCACCAACTACCTCGA GGACATGGAGATCTTTGCCTTGTTTATTTCCTGCATGTGTCACGACCTGGACCACAGAGGCACAAACAACTCCTTCCAGGTGGCCTCG AAATCTGTGCTGGCCGCGCTCTACAGCTCGGAAGGCTCTGTCATGGAG AGGCACCACTTCGCTCAGGCCATTGCCATCCTCAACACCCACGGCTGCAACATCTTTGACCACTTCTCCCGGAAG gatTATCAGCGCATGTTGGACCTGATGCGGGACATCATCTTGGCCACAGATCTGGCCCACCACCTCCGCATCTTCAAGGACCTCCAAAAGATGGCCGAAG TGGGCTATGATCGAACCAACAAGCAGCACCACAgcctccttctctgcctccttaTGACCTCCTGTGACCTCTCCGACCAGACCAAGGGCTGGAAGACCACGAGGAAGATCGCG GAGCTGATCTACAAAGAGTTCTTCTCCCAGGGAGACTTG GAGAAGGCCATGGGCAACAGGCCGATGGAGATGATGGACCGTGAGAAGGCCTACATCCCCGAGCTGCAGATCAGCTTCATGGAGCACATCGCAATGCCCATCTACAA GCTGCTGCAAGACCTATTCCCCAAGGCGGCCGAGTTGTACGAACGCGTGGCCTCTAATCGTGAGCACTGGACCAAGGTGTCACACAAGTTCACCATCCGAGGCCTCCCGAGCAACAACTCGTTGGACTTCCTGGACGAGGAGTATGAGGTGCCTGACCTGGATGGCGCTAGGGCTCCCATCAATGGCTGTTGCAGCCTTGATGCTGAGTGA
- the PDE2A gene encoding cGMP-dependent 3',5'-cyclic phosphodiesterase isoform X4, with the protein MGQACGHSILCRSQQYPAARPAEPRGQQVFLKPDEPPPPPQPCADSLQDALLSLGSVIDVAGLQQAVKEALSAVLPKVETVYTYLLDGESRLVCEEPPHELPQEGKVREAVISRKRLGCNGLGPSDLPGKPLARLVAPLAPDTQVLVIPLVDKEAGAVAAVILVHCGQLSDNEEWSLQAVEKHTLVALKRVQALQQRESSVAPEATQNPPEEAAGDQKGGVAYTDQDRKILQLCGELYDLDASSLQLKVLQYLQQETQASRCCLLLVSEDNLQLSCKVIGDKVLEEEISFPLTTGRLGQVVEDKKSIQLKDLTSEDMQQLQSMLGCEVQAMLCVPVISRATDQVVALACAFNKLGGDLFTDQDEHVIQHCFHYTSTVLTSTLAFQKEQKLKCECQALLQVAKNLFTHLDDVSVLLQEIITEARNLSNAEICSVFLLDQNELVAKVFDGGVVEDESYEIRIPADQGIAGHVATTGQILNIPDAYAHPLFYRGVDDSTGFRTRNILCFPIKNENQEVIGVAELVNKINGPWFSKFDEDLATAFSIYCGISIAHSLLYKKVNEAQYRSHLANEMMMYHMKVSDDEYTKLLHDGIQPVAAIDSNFASFTYTPRSLPEDDTSMAILSMLQDMNFINNYKIDCPTLARFCLMVKKGYRDPPYHNWMHAFSVSHFCYLLYKNLELTNYLEDMEIFALFISCMCHDLDHRGTNNSFQVASKSVLAALYSSEGSVMERHHFAQAIAILNTHGCNIFDHFSRKDYQRMLDLMRDIILATDLAHHLRIFKDLQKMAEVGYDRTNKQHHSLLLCLLMTSCDLSDQTKGWKTTRKIAELIYKEFFSQGDLEKAMGNRPMEMMDREKAYIPELQISFMEHIAMPIYKLLQDLFPKAAELYERVASNREHWTKVSHKFTIRGLPSNNSLDFLDEEYEVPDLDGARAPINGCCSLDAE; encoded by the exons GATGCTTTGCTGAGCCTGGGCTCCGTCATCGACGTTGCAGGCTTGCAACAGGCTGTCAAGGAGGCCCTGTCGGCTGTGCTTCCCAAAGTG GAGACGGTCTACACCTACCTGCTGGATGGGGAATCCCGGCTGGTGTGTGAGGAGCCCCCCCACGAGCTGCCCCAGGAGGGGAAAGTGCG AGAGGCTGTGATCTCCCGGAAGCGGCTGGGCTGCAATGGACTGGGCCCCTCAGacctgcctgggaagcccttggcaaGGCTGGTGGCTCCACTGGCTCCTGACACCCAAG TGCTGGTCATACCGCTGGTGGACAAGGAGGCCGGGGCTGTGGCAGCTGTCATCTTG gTGCACTGTGGTCAGCTGAGTGACAATGAGGAGTGGAGCCTGCAAGCCGTGGAGAAGCAT ACCCTGGTGGCCCTGAAAAGGGTGCAGGCCTTGCAGCAGCGCGAGTCCAGCGTGGCCCCGGAAGCGACCCAGAATCCTCCGGAGGAGGCAGCGGGAGACCAGAAGGGTGGGGTCGCATACACAGACCAAGACCGAAAGATCCTGCAGCTTTGCG GGGAGCTCTACGACCTGGATGCATCTTCCCTGCAGCTCAAAGTCCTCCAATAT CTGCAACAGGAGACCCAGGCATCCCGCTGCTGCCTGCTGCTGGTATCCGAGGACAATCTTCAGCTCTCCTGCAAG GTCATTGGAGATAAAGTACTGGAGGAAGAGATCAGCTTTCCG TTGACCACAGGACGCCTGGGCCAAGTGGTGGAAGACAAGAAGTCTATCCAGCTGAAAGATCTCACCTCC GAGGATATGCAACAGCTGCAAAGCATGTTGGGCTGTGAGGTGCAGGCCATGCTCTGTGTCCCTGTCATCAGCCGGGCCACTGACCAGGTCGTGGCCCTGGCCTGTGCCTTCAACAAGCTCGGAGGAGActt GTTCACAGACCAGGACGAGCACGTGATCCAGCACTGCTTCCACTACACCAGCACAGTGCTCACCAGCACCCTGGCCTTCCAGAAGGAGCAGAAGCTCAAGTGTGAGTGCCAG GCTCTTCTCCAAGTGGCGAAGAACCTCTTCACTCATCTGG ATGACGTCTCCGTGCTGCTCCAGGAGATCATCACAGAGGCCAGGAACCTCAGCAATGCTGAGAT CTGCTCTGTGTTCCTGCTGGATCAGAACGAGCTGGTGGCCAAGGTGTTCGATGGGGGCGTGGTGGAAGATGAG AGCTATGAGATCCGCATTCCCGCTGACCAGGGCATCGCGGGTCATGTGGCGACCACCGGCCAGATCCTAAACATCCCAGATGCTTACGCACATCCGCTTTTCTACCGAGGCGTGGACGACAGCACCGGCTTCCGGACGCGCAacatcctctgcttccccatcAAGAACGAGAACCAGG AGGTCATCGGTGTGGCCGAGCTGGTGAACAAGATCAATGGACCATGGTTCAGCAAGTTTGATGAAGACCTGGCTACAGCCTTCTCCATCTACTGTGGCATCAGCATTGCCCAT TCCCTCCTATACAAGAAAGTGAATGAGGCGCAGTATCGCAGCCACCTTGCCAATGAGATGATGATGTACCACATGAAG GTCTCTGATGACGAGTACACCAAACTTCTCCACGACGGGATCCAGCCTGTGGCTGCCATCGACTCCAACTTTGCCAGTTTCACATACACTCCTCGCTCTCTGCCTGAGGATGACACTTCCATG GCCATCCTGAGCATGCTGCAGGACATGAATTTCATCAATAACTACAAAATTGACTGCCCGACACTGGCCCG gttcTGTTTGATGGTGAAGAAGGGCTACCGGGATCCCCCCTACCACAACTGGATGCACGCCTTTTCTGTCTCCCACTTCTGCTACCTGCTCTACAAGAACCTGGAGCTCACCAACTACCTCGA GGACATGGAGATCTTTGCCTTGTTTATTTCCTGCATGTGTCACGACCTGGACCACAGAGGCACAAACAACTCCTTCCAGGTGGCCTCG AAATCTGTGCTGGCCGCGCTCTACAGCTCGGAAGGCTCTGTCATGGAG AGGCACCACTTCGCTCAGGCCATTGCCATCCTCAACACCCACGGCTGCAACATCTTTGACCACTTCTCCCGGAAG gatTATCAGCGCATGTTGGACCTGATGCGGGACATCATCTTGGCCACAGATCTGGCCCACCACCTCCGCATCTTCAAGGACCTCCAAAAGATGGCCGAAG TGGGCTATGATCGAACCAACAAGCAGCACCACAgcctccttctctgcctccttaTGACCTCCTGTGACCTCTCCGACCAGACCAAGGGCTGGAAGACCACGAGGAAGATCGCG GAGCTGATCTACAAAGAGTTCTTCTCCCAGGGAGACTTG GAGAAGGCCATGGGCAACAGGCCGATGGAGATGATGGACCGTGAGAAGGCCTACATCCCCGAGCTGCAGATCAGCTTCATGGAGCACATCGCAATGCCCATCTACAA GCTGCTGCAAGACCTATTCCCCAAGGCGGCCGAGTTGTACGAACGCGTGGCCTCTAATCGTGAGCACTGGACCAAGGTGTCACACAAGTTCACCATCCGAGGCCTCCCGAGCAACAACTCGTTGGACTTCCTGGACGAGGAGTATGAGGTGCCTGACCTGGATGGCGCTAGGGCTCCCATCAATGGCTGTTGCAGCCTTGATGCTGAGTGA